In Carassius auratus strain Wakin chromosome 36, ASM336829v1, whole genome shotgun sequence, the following are encoded in one genomic region:
- the LOC113055442 gene encoding ADP-ribosylation factor 4-like, giving the protein MGVFFSNLLSRLFEKKAMRLLMVGLDAAGKTTVLYKLKFGEVVTTIPTLGFNVETVEYKNISFTVWDVGGQDVIRRLWRHYYQNTKGLIFVVDSSDRDRIETAAEELKAMLAEDEMRDAVLLVLANKQDLPKAMPVPELTDKLGLHTLRGRQWFVQATCAVQGSGLYEGLDWLSDQLSRRP; this is encoded by the exons atggGCGTCTTCTTCTCTAACCTTCTCTCGCGTCTCTTTGAGAAAAAAGCGATGAGGTTACTTATGG TTGGTCTGGATGCAGCAGGAAAAACAACAGTCCTCTACAAACTCAAATTTGGTGAAGTTGTCACAACTATTCCGACTCTAG GTTTTAATGTTGAAACAGTTGAATATAAAAACATCTCATTCACCGTTTGGGATGTCGGCGGTCAGGACGTTATCAGACGCCTCTGGAGACATTACTATCAGAACACTAAG GGTCTGATCTTTGTGGTGGACAGCAGTGATCGTGACCGGATTGAAACAGCAGCAGAGGAACTAAAGGCGATGCTGGCGGAGGACGAGATGAGAGACGCGGTTCTGTTAGTTCTTGCTAACAAACAGGATTTACCCAAAGCCATGCCGGTCCCGGAGCTGACAGACAAACTGGGTTTACACACACTGAGAGGACGacag tGGTTTGTTCAGGCCACATGTGCGGTTCAAGGGTCAGGTTTATATGAAGGACTGGATTGGCTCTCGGATCAACTGTCCAGACGACCGTGA
- the LOC113055443 gene encoding ADP-ribosylation factor 4-like produces MGIFFSNLFSRLLKKKDMRLLMVGLDAAGKTTVLYKLKLGEVVTTIPTIGFNVETVDYKNISFTVWDIGGQSLIRGLWRHYYHNTQGLIFVVDSSDRDRIETAAEELKAMLAEDEMRDAVLLVLANKQDLPKAMPVPELTDKLGLHTLRGRQWFVQATCAVQGSGLYEGLDWLSDQLSRRP; encoded by the exons ATGGGCATTTTCTTCTCCAACCTTTTCTCGCGTCTCTTGAAGAAGAAAGACATGAGGTTGCTTATGG TTGGTCTGGATGCAGCAGGAAAAACAACAGTCCTCTACAAACTCAAACTTGGTGAAGTTGTCACAACTATTCCAACTATTG GTTTTAATGTGGAGACGGTTGATTATAAAAACATCTCGTTCACTGTTTGGGATATTGGTGGTCAGAGTTTAATTCGAGGTCTCTGGAGACATTACTATCACAACACTCAG GGTCTGATCTTTGTGGTGGACAGCAGTGATCGTGACCGGATTGAAACAGCAGCAGAGGAACTAAAGGCGATGCTGGCGGAGGACGAGATGAGAGACGCGGTTCTGTTAGTTCTTGCTAACAAACAGGATTTACCCAAAGCCATGCCGGTCCCCGAGCTGACAGACAAACTGGGTTTACACACACTGAGAGGACGacag tGGTTTGTTCAGGCCACATGTGCGGTTCAAGGGTCAGGTTTATATGAAGGACTGGATTGGCTCTCGGATCAACTGTCCAGACGACCGTGA
- the LOC113055444 gene encoding ADP-ribosylation factor 4-like, protein MGNYFSQIFSRLFPKKQVRLLMVGLDAAGKTTVLYKLKLGEVVTTIPTIGFNVETVEYENISFTVWDVGGQTKIRGLWKYYYQYTEGLIFVVDSSDRDRIETAAEELKAMLAEDEMRDAVLLVLANKQDLPKAMPVPELTDKLGLHTLRGRQWFVQATCAVQGSGLYEGLDWLSDQLSKR, encoded by the exons ATGGGCAACTATTTCTCTCAGATTTTCTCTCGTCTCTTTCCTAAAAAGCAGGTTAGGTTGCTTATGG TTGGTCTGGATGCAGCAGGGAAAACAACAGTCCTCTACAAACTCAAACTTGGCGAAGTTGTCACAACTATTCCAACTATTG GATTTAATGTTGAAACAGTTGAATATGAAAACATCTCCTTCACTGTTTGGGATGTCGGCGGTCAGACCAAAATCAGAGGTCTTTGGAAATATTACTATCAGTACACTGAA GGTCTGATCTTTGTGGTGGACAGCAGTGATCGTGACCGGATTGAAACAGCAGCAGAGGAACTAAAGGCGATGCTGGCGGAGGACGAGATGAGAGACGCGGTTCTGTTAGTTCTTGCTAACAAACAGGATTTACCCAAAGCCATGCCGGTCCCGGAGCTGACAGACAAACTGGGTTTACACACACTGAGAGGACGacag tGGTTTGTTCAGGCCACATGTGCGGTTCAAGGGTCAGGTTTATATGAAGGACTGGATTGGCTCTCGGATCAACTGTCCAAACGATAA
- the LOC113055445 gene encoding ADP-ribosylation factor 4-like produces the protein MGLTISSVFSRLFGKKQMRILMVGLDAAGKTTILYKLKLGEIVTTIPTIGFNVETVEYKNICFTVWDVGGQDKIRPLWRHYFQNTQGLIFVVDSNDRERAQEAAEELQKMLQEDELRDAVLLVFANKQDLPNAMAISEMTDKLGLQALRSRTWYVQATCATQGTGLYEGLDWLSEQLSKQ, from the exons ATGGGTTTGACCATTTCAAGCGTCTTCTCTCGCTTGTTTGGGAAAAAACAGATGAGAATTCTCATGG TTGGTCTGGATGCTGCAGGGAAAACCACAATCCTCTACAAACTCAAACTGGGAGAAATAGTCACAACTATTCCAACGATAG GTTTTAACGTCGAGACGGTGGAATACAAGAACATTTGCTTCACCGTGTGGGATGTGGGTGGTCAGGATAAGATCAGGCCTCTTTGGAGACACTACTTCCAGAATACCCAG GGTCTGATCTTCGTGGTGGACAGTAACGATCGAGAGCGAGCACAGGAAGCAGCAGAAGAGCTTCAGAAGATG CTTCAGGAGGATGAGCTGAGAGATGCCGTTCTGCtggtttttgcaaataaacaagATTTACCAAACGCAATGGCCATCAGCGAGATGACGGACAAACTGGGCCTGCAAGCACTCAGGAGCAGAACC TGGTATGTCCAGGCGACCTGTGCGACTCAAGGGACGGGTTTATACGAGGGATTAGACTGGCTTTCCGAGCAGCTCTCCAAACAGTAA